The region TTCAATAAGTCTCTGATCAATTTGAATATACAACCGAACAAAGTCATCCAAATTGTAAGGGATCTTGACTCTGGCAAGCTCATCTTTTACTGGTTCGGATAGTCCTCATCGAAATTGACTCTTCTGGACGGCTACTTTTCATGTCGTTTCCGTTACCCAGCAACAAAATTCTGCCCATATATTCAGCAACAGAGCATTGGAACCTACCCTCTGCTATGGCATAGCAGTCTGGGTTATCAAAGACTTGGTCCAtagccagaggcataacttcaagcttctgggccctaatgcaaaatgtgtaacagggccccccaataaaatgctttattcatagtactgggctctctatatggagaagagaggccttgagggcaccctaaggctcctgggcccaggtgcaacagcattccctgcacccactatagttagaCCCCTGTCCATAGCAGTAGTGAAGGCAGTGAGACTGTCAAGGAGGTTACTGCTGGTTTTGACATACAGCAAGGCCCATGCAAGCGCCTCATCTGAGTAGATTTACAATAAATAATACCTTCTTCCTGTTGCTGGTAATGGAGTAGGTTGTATTTCGAAATAGATATGGCACTGGTTCAGGAATCCTCAATAGTGGCAATAATCTCTACCAAATTCCACTGGTAATGGCATGCACAGTTCTGTAACCCACATGTTTCTCTTTATAATTCAGCATTCTTTCCATGGCAGGTGGCACAAAACTCTTTGAGCTCAACTACCTGTTTACTCAGGGTGGTCACAATTGACTTTCCATGTTGGGTGAGATTATTCTGTTACAATCTAGAGTGGGTTTGAAGCCTTGTGTTGTAACCCAAGTGGACAGATAGCATGGCCAAGGAAAGCCAAGGGCCAGTAACGGGTaggtatctgttgcagtacaagggagcaggcaggtagcgtaatCAGGATTTAGCCTGAAGTTGGTAACGGgtagcagcaatcatgtaaagAGGAGCTGTAGGCAGTAAGCTTGACTAAAGGCAcagagcacaataatctcacaacTGTGCAGTGGAAGGgtcaggcttatataggaagtctaATTAGGAGCAGGTGAAACTAAGACAGGAAACTGTATCAGAGGTAGGAAGACCAGGCTAAGGTCCAGCAGGGAAGCTGTCCAGAAGGCTAaatagctcagcagggagagctactgcttggagcacaggagctcctgggtttgagccctgacagttTTCCTCTCAGACTGAGCTCTGAACTCACTATTTCCTGGTTATTTGTATAGAGGTGTAAACTACTCATGAAGCAGCATTGGAAGGGTTGACACTCCCTATGCTATCACAAGTTGATGGTAAtggactgttaaaggggttgtcccgaggcagcaagtgggtctatacacttctgtatggccataataatgcactttgtaatatacattgtgcattaattatgagccatacagaagttataaaaagttttatacttacctgctccgttgctagcgtcctcgtctccatggtgccgactaatttttggcctccgatggccaaattagccgcgcttgcgcagtccgggtcttcagcagtcttctatggagccgctcgtgccagagagcggctccgtgtagctccgccccgtcacgtgccgattccagccaatcaggaggctggaatcggcagtggaccgcacagaagagctgcggtccacgaagacagaggatcccggcggccatcttcagcggtaagtattgaagtcaccggagcgcggggattaaggtaagcgctccggtaaactttctttacttccctgcatcggggttgtctcgcgccgaacgggggggggggggttgaaaaaaaaaaaacccgtttcggcgcgggacaacccctttaatactgatgTTTTTTGGCAATAGGCCTGGTAGTGAGGGCAGCACATTAGGTTTAGATAGCAGGCAGATGGCCAACTGTTTATTTAAATGTCATGCACTGTGAAGTTTGTAACACAATATGAATATTATTGTGCTATGAAACAATAAAATACAGGAAAAGCCAGATTTTAAAGGAAAACTATATTGTGGACTTGAGTTCCTGGGAGTGTTGCCCCCATCTTCTGAGGAAAAGACAGCAATCCGAGTGTAATTAATCCCCAAATTGCCACAATACATTCATGGGAAACAAAAGGCACTGGGGCAGAGAAGTCTGAAAATTAATGGAAAGCCCTTcacataatgtatgacttttattgaTATAGAAATTAAAATTTTGGGCTACGAAACTGACAACAGACTTCCCTGCCCCAGTGACTTTTGTTTCCTATGAATATATTATGGCAATACAGGGATACAAACTGTAACACCCAATAACGTAACTGGTAGAAGACAGTTTCAATATCTCTCTTACAATGATTAGCTCGAGACAAGACAAATACTTCACCAGCAGTTGGGTTTATTACAGTTATTACTCATCAGAAGACCCGATTGTACTTGCCCCACATCCTAGACTGTCTTAACACTGGGGCTAAAGCAGCAATAGACATTAGACTAATGACTACATTAGAAAGCCACAGCCTGTAGAGAAATGTATTCAGCTAGGGCAATGGCTAAACTCATTAGAAATTGTACTATAAATCAAAGTATGAACCGAAATTTGATGTCACAGGGTTACAAAACCAAAAGCCTGAATTACTGATATAAGAATAGTACTAATGATCCTGCAGAACTATAAAAGCAGCAGTGGAAATAGCAACCCTAATATAATAGCAAATTTAGCaaatgtcagccctgatggtagaCTGACAAGAAAGATAGAAAAATAACAAACAGTATAgctgtcagccctgatggtggactgacacAGTAAGTGTAGCATCTATATTGAAACTGTCTTCTACCAGTTACATTATTGGGTATTACAGTTTGCacagtttgtatgtttatgtgttGTCAATTTTTATGGCCCAAAATTTTAATTCAATTTCTATAtcaataaaaatcatttttagAAGTCGTACTTTCTGTGAAGGGCTCTCCAATATAATACTACTGTGTGCCATCTAGTGACCTAACCATGTAATTAAAGTACTTTACTTGACCTTAACACAGCTTTCAACTGAGTCAAGTCTACTGTTTCTTAATGGTTCTATGTCAAATACCCTTAGATAACCTTAAAGTACAACATACCTGCAATCATATAGTGTGCTGCTTATTATAAGCATGGCACAAATGTTCATGCACATcagcacaaaacttgcatgataCTGTATATCTAGATGGTTCTTTTAATACAAAGCTATACAGACGCTATGAACTGAAACCATGAGGACCTTCCATGATCTATCTCTTTATACTATCCTCATGGGCTAGCTAGTGAGGTGCAATCTGGAAATCAAGACATGTGTCCCACGTGCTGAACACCAAGGAAGTTTGTCAATAAGCCATTTTTTGGCTAGGGTATTTAGATACAGGGTGAAGGCAGGTGGAATGCCTTTGTAAtgatgaaacagcagacagaataAGCGTGGTTAATTAACAAGCCGATGTTAGGAGAGGAGAAGATGGGAAAATCTGAGTGGAACAGGCATAGATTAAAAACCATTAGAACAACTAGACACATTTGCACACAATAGAGACCGATTGCTTAGCCACCATCTAGTGCGAGAAGTCACCTTAAATAGCCGAAGATCTAGCAGCATTGGCTGGGACTGGAAAGTATGGTGCACACGctgtctctttaagaggtggatcaGGCATGTACAATACCCTATGGAAAACAGAGACAGACAGCCTGGGATGCAGGAGAATGTGGGATCTGCTGCCACTGACAGATGCAGGAGGCCTGGGACCATGACCACTGATAGGAGTAGACAAGGGAAATTACCAGTCTCCCCATGACATAATTATCATAGCATTGTATCATATACTCTAATCATAGAAGATGAGCACATTGAATAAAAGTAAGCCAAATACAAAACACGTGGCAAAAGTTAAACCTAAACTTTTTGGGTTAGAGAAGACAATATAGAGGATCATACCTACCTCCATTGATAAGAGTGTTTCCCCAACCAGCGATTACACACTGACTACCGGCCCCATCACATTGACTGGGCAGGCTGATAGGTTGGACCCAGTTACTCATTACAGCGGGCTTGGAAAGTTTAATCAACATGATGTTATTAGCAAGCGTATAGGATTTGTAGTCTGGATGACGAATTATCTTTGCAGAGGAGATGACCTGTTCTTTTTTCTCCACAACCTCAATGTTGTATTTTCCAAGTCTGAGCTGTATACGTCTATGAGTTTAGAGAGTTGAGATGTTCAGTTACATGAATGGAGATTATAATAAGGGCTGTATATCTTACTATATCACTTACGACTTGTAGCAGTGGGCAGCAGAGACCACCCATTGGTCATTAATCAGAGCTCCTCCGCAGAAGTGGTAACCAGCAGTCAGGGAGACTATGTAAGGAATAGAGTTCGCTCCACAGGTGAAGCCTCCTATGATCCTTGCTCCTTGATTGTTGGGGAAAGCCGCTGTATTTAAACAAAGCATGTAGATTTATAGCATATAAACCATTAAacaggttttccaggactaagatattgatCCCGGGAGATCAGTGGGGCACTACTCAggtctccaccgatcagctgattaaagagaCCACGGTGATGGGGTCAATGCTGCATCCTCTtttcttgaagtcaatggaagccatccatcccacGGCCCCTCTGCaattgcagaatggtcgcgggAGCCACATTATCGCCATAGCAAAGGTGCGGCACTGGCAtgccggccggcacatctgcagcagagaAGAGTAGGTGACAGTGAGGTACGCTGGGGTCGACTGCCGGGCACTgggtcagatcccactgcgagaTCCTGCATGCCGGgtccgacccgtccgtgtgcaggtggcctaatatCAGCTTAATCCaaatcaagtgaatgggattgaactCACAGGTTTACCGctaggggtcgcaattgtgacctgGCCCCTGTGCTAAGGGGGCCAGCCATATTCAAAATGCATGATGCTGCCCATGTGATTGGTGCGACCGGCGGTGTGTGGTTGTTGGAGAAGGGGAGGTGGTAACACCAATACAGTGCATGGAGCGGAGccggatgatgatgtcatcatcctgcGGCTCCTGGAGACCTAGTGGACGGCATCTGAGCGCCTTCCTTATGCTGCGGCTGGTCACTAGTGAACGGCCAGAGCAGTACAGAGCAGCGGTCCAGTTCCGTGGTCACGACTCCCATTTCAGGTATGGTGGCCCCAGGACTGTGTCCTTCATCATGTCCTAGTCTGATGGCCCTGCTTTGTGTGCATCGTGAAACAAAAAATCAGTCACCCCCCCAGGCTAATATTCAGAGGTGCAGGGATTACACCTTTGTCTAGGTTTACTACAGGTTATCTCCGATCCATAGAATAGGGGATAAGGTACTGATTGGTGGGCTCTCACACCACtgagagacccctgctgatcttaagaacaggggtcccatgggCCCTGTCCTCACTGCAGTGTTTTTAGGGCCTATCCACATTAACGTATTTGCGCTGTGTATTGCTCACACAAAATTTGTGCGCACAgtacgcagtgaatggaacccatggatttcaattggTTTGTTTACATGCACGTATTTTGTGTATACATTTCgtttagagcatgctgcatatttttttgcacagtttcctgcgcatttgttcgtaaaaatagcacatatttaaCTATTTAAACTAATTGACGATTGCAATCAATAGGAGCAAGCACCGGTATCCTGCTAGGGTCCCTTAGCGAACATTAGCATGTATTGAACGGTATGTAATATCGCTTTTTgcaaagattttgaaaaaaagtctgtactgcgcatgaccaacggcGGTCTTCTGCAATACAGAACTAGCAATACACCGGGTCCCTGGCCGGGATCAcagccggattccactgcgggttcCTGCGTTTGGAATCTGGATCACTCCTATGCAACCGGCCtagggggctacaaacaaattttcatgtagtccagaaAATAAGTAATGTCTGGAAAGCTTATGCCGAGGGGCTCCATCATGTATGTAAatatgttttgcagctgtatgcagcacggtttgGGTATGAGCACCGCTACAGGTTGGGGGGCCACAAGCTGAACTTTTACACTCAGACCCccgagcctctagctacgcccctgattgaACTACCATGTCAGCAGTAGAGCCCCTATAAAGTGCACAGAGCTGTGTCGGCTATGCAGTGAACTAACCCACCAGAGAGATGATCAGTGGGTTCCCAAGTAGCAGACCTCCACCTATCTGatgttgatgacccatcctgaggatagatcatcaatatataATAAgctctggaaaatccctttaaggggttgtcccgcgtcgaaacgggttttttttttttcaatagccgcccccccccccccccccgttcggcgcgagacaaacccgatgcaggggttaaaaaagaaaaccggatagtgcttacctgaatccccgcactctggtgacttcttacttaccttgtgaagatggccgccgggatcttctcccctcggtggaccgcaggtcttctgtgcggtccattgctgattccagcctcctgattggctggaatcggcacgtgacagggcggagctacaaggagccgctctccggcacgagcggccccattcagaaaagaagaccggactgcgcaagcgcgtctaatcggtcgattagacgctgaaaattagacggcaccatggagacgaggacgccagcaacggaacaggtaagtgaataacttctgtttggctcatatttaatgcacgatgtacattacaaagtgcattaatatggccatacagaagtgtatacccccactttgtttcgcgggacaacccctttaagtacataaaATACTAAATACTGTAAGCACCCAAAAGCCTTGCCTGCGGTATTTAAATACTGGCCtaaagctaatttcacatgggcgagtgccatATTGAGCCGTGAAACAtgccctgatatcgcactcgccaacataAGATTTTCCTCCTGATGCGAGGCGTTGGtaaaaaaacacctcacatcagaaaataagacctaccccaaaaacaaGCCCCTGCCTTTTTTGGGATTGTCGGGGTGGCTTGAATTATAAGCcgtacccctaaaataagccctagttgcattacataaaaaaagaggAATACTCAATTCATAAATTCAACCTCCACGAAATGACGGCTAGGATTGGCTCTTTgagcaccatggctcagccaatcaatgcagcgctcacagAACTAACCACAGCCATCACTTTGTGGAGGCAGTATTTATGAATCCtggaaccaggaagtgatcctgtgtgggtggGTGAGGATTACAGGAACCACCTTGTGGCTGTGGAGAACAGCGGGAAGGACCTGAATCGAGCCTGCTGCGTAAGTAAAATAAGGCATTCCCCCAAAACAggccctagtgcctcttttggagcaaagatTTAAACAAGACCCTGtcctattttcggagaaacatggTAGTTGCCAGCCGTGTCGGAGGATCACGGAGTGTTTCACATTGTTTTTAATGAGTAACCTTGCATTGCAGTTGCTtacacctcgcacgccgtgcgATGCTTggcagaccccattgaaaacaatgggcgatgagtTCTAAGGGAGCCCCAAAGATAGGATCTACCGCAATGCGGGAAAAAATAGTTCATGTATTtgatcccattgaaaagaatagagttcatatttgttcgagatttgtgcatttcgcaacgcacaaatctcacatgattttcaCGGTCATGTAAAAGCGGCCTAAGGTGGCAAACTAAATAGCGCAGCTACAACTCTGCAAACAGATGTCCAGAGAGGAAAGAGTGAAAGTCTCTACTACTCACCGGCCAGTCCTAGGACTGAGAGGAGGAGAAGACACTTCATGTTGACTGATTGAGGACACTTGAGGTGCAGAGACACCTTTTATACTTCAACCACCTTGTCTTCAGACTCCGCCAAATGTCAGTTTTCACACACTGTGTCTCTTGTGCCAAACCCAGGAAATTATCTGTTTGAGGAAATTTAGCAGAAGTTGGACTTGGCGTTAATCCCCTCCCATTGCGaacaattttcagtttttttattgctctttttcATCCGTGTTTCGATGAGCCaactttataactagagatgagcaagcaccaaaatgctcgggtgctcgttgctcgagtcgagctttccgcgatgcttgagagttcgttttgagtaacgaaccccattgaagtcaatgggcgactcgagcatttttgtatatgacccatgctcgctaaggttttcatttgtgaaaatctccaaaacctacgaaagtgatggaaacggcacagaaacggatagggcaggcaaggggcaacatgctgggctgcatctcaggttcccaggtaacactattaagccacaatagcggcaagagtgccccccccctaacaatttttatttcggacaaaccctcattagcaatgcataccttagctaagcaccacactacctccaactaagcacaggcactgcctgcgggacacaccgctgcctcttctcctgggttacatgctgcccaaccccccgcacgaccctgcgtccgcagcgcacacaaaagtgcccctgcgcagcattcagctgctgtcatgccacacgctggcctcatagccacaccaccctcatgtctatttccacgtgtgtctgcgatgaggaggaaccggaggcacacactgcaaagggttggcagggccaggcagcgaccatctttgaaagggggggcgatagcccacaatgctgttgagaattgataatagattgacgttcgatcttcattccaatcctgtgccacctcagtcaggagctgcaaacgtgctgccagcccagcacttgtacacttctccacaatgcagcaaaactcggtgtgggaagtatgtgagcggcccTTGgctaggctcggtcccagcaaacaccttgtgtggctcaaggtgctgcgagtgacatagcaatggcaaatccatgtgtccacaaacTACTctttctgtttgggtgtcggatacctcatcgacaacgcaaggggtaaaccatttgcactctgcaccctaccgaagtctgtcagtgttttggggacagataggtaaaacacctcaatgggaagtctgtgtgcacccacagcatgggtggctatcaggaacccacagacagtacataaagaaatcccattgcagtgccccggatagctaaggTTACATgcgagaaaatacatgttggcttcggcccacactccatgccctagacattgtttttttttaaagtgccaggccggtacaactccgctatggcaagtctgtgtgcacccacagcatgggtggctagcaggaacccacagacggtacataaagaaatcccattgtagtGTCCCGCatagctgtggtaacatgagagaaaatacatgttggcctcggcccacaatccatgccctagtcagtcagggttttttggggggctagataggtagaacaccgcgatgggaagacttagtgcacccaaagTATACAcacacccctgtaatattcctgtagcaaaggtacaagctgaccccagtaacagttatgttgcagaagtctagggagaccccagtaacatttctgtagtaacagtatagacagaccccagtaacatttcattagcagaagtataggcagacccctgtaacatttgcgtgccagaagtataggcagaaccccagtaacattttagtagcagcaatattggcagacccctgtaacatttcagtagcagcagtatatgcagacccctgtaacatttcagtagcagcagtacatgcagagcccagtatttgtaacatttcagtagtaacagtatagacagaccccagtaaaatttctgttgtaacagtatagacagagccgagtaacatttctgtagcagcagtataggcagacccctgtaacatttctgtagcagcaataaaagcagatccctgtaacatttctgtagcagcagtaaaagcagatccctgtaacatttatgtagcagaagcataggcagacccctgtaacatgtctgtagtagaagtaaaggcagaccccagtaacatgtctgtcgccgcagtataagcagacccctgtaacatttctgtagcagaagcataggcagaccccagtaccatttttgtagcagaagtatacacagacccacactctcaccctcacttggacctccgcgtccgagcctgcgtccacgtcctctaggcctacccctactgctcagcatggtgtattatgaatagagcagacacagagcagtctgaataattatgcaattattggcatgcagttggaggatcacagcggttatgtaacgcacactgcagtccgaaaaaaattatacacaaggctgcaaaaaggcctagctgggtaatagtgagccactacaactgccagcagccacgcagtaaataacacggtcacaggtagccctaagaaggactgttggggttcttttagacaggattctacactagcactgtccccgcttcaccagtactgcccctatacactgtataattggctgcagactgagaacgcaatagtctgcagagccccagatggaaaaaaaaaaaaaaaaaattgtgcaaaactgctcccagcagccacaacagtactgcacagagtaagatgtggccctatgaaggaccgttggggttcttgaagacgctaacagtagcctaaACTCTCCCTCTAGCAGGAACAGCAGGaatagcactctccctaatctctgccagtgtgtgtctgaggcgagccgcggtcacttgatctccccagccactcactgcaggggggtgggatagggctggaacgtcacagcaggaagtggtaatgccttccctccatgtctattggctaaaaaatggcgctaaacatgcagggaaggaaatggaattgactcgaatgctgcgtggtgctcgtctcgagtaacgagcatctcgagcaccctaatactcgagcgagcaccaagctcgctcatctctatttataacattttctgacaacataaccatatgagggtttgtttttttgcacgacGAATTGTAGTTTGTCAGTAATACCATTTAATATACTGAAGaagtttaaaatatttttaagctaaaaaaaatgcaattgcaccattttttggggggtgggggttaggCGGGGATTTGCCTTTGCTGTGTTCATGGTCAGGCAAAAATTACATGTTTA is a window of Eleutherodactylus coqui strain aEleCoq1 chromosome 4, aEleCoq1.hap1, whole genome shotgun sequence DNA encoding:
- the LOC136626355 gene encoding anionic trypsin-like isoform X1 — translated: MKCLLLLSVLGLAAAFPNNQGARIIGGFTCGANSIPYIVSLTAGYHFCGGALINDQWVVSAAHCYKSRIQLRLGKYNIEVVEKKEQVISSAKIIRHPDYKSYTLANNIMLIKLSKPAVMSNWVQPISLPSQCDGAGSQCVIAGWGNTLINGVNFPDLLQCLDIPILSDKDCRDSYPGLITDNMICAGFLEGGKDACLGDAGGPLVCNGELEGIISWGFGCAQSGKPGVYTQVCNYVPWIKDTIANN
- the LOC136626355 gene encoding serine protease 1-like isoform X2 encodes the protein MKCLLLLSVLGLAAAFPNNQGARIIGGFTCGANSIPYIVSLTAGYHFCGGALINDQWVVSAAHCYKSRIQLRLGKYNIEVVEKKEQVISSAKIIRHPDYKSYTLANNIMLIKLSKPAVMSNWVQPISLPSQCDGAGSQCVIAGWGNTLINGVVMVPGLLHLSVAADPTFSCIPGCLSLFSIGYCTCLIHLLKRQRVHHTFQSQPMLLDLRLFKLTSQISCSVLIFPSCLTRTAGTPIPDLSLTT